Part of the Tribolium castaneum strain GA2 chromosome 4, icTriCast1.1, whole genome shotgun sequence genome is shown below.
aaCAAGTTGCGAAagcattttcttaatttaagtATATTGTACAGTGTCAACGTAATTGAAACTGGTAAGAGTTTAACACGAGTTAAAAAAGCGTGCAATTTTCGCATTGTGTGAAATATGAAAAGTTTTCGTCATGCGATAAGTCCGAATTTAGAATATAAAGCACTAAAACGgacttaattaaaacgttatCAGGGACGaacgtaattaaatttcataccTACATTATGTTTCTGTTCGCTACAACAGTCGCCGTTGGTTTACATCATCAaattatacaattaatttgaatatttcCCAACAAGCTCCCAATTTAATTTCGCCCATTGTTGTTTTATGCTCGTTTTTAATCAAGATCGATATTCAATTAATCCTATATGAAATTTAGTTTTGAGTAAACGTATAAAACACCCAACATTCACtccataaatattttatgaatCTTTCCCTATTTTTCCAcaaatcaaattattaattacagcGTCGTAAAAGCCCAACTGTAAAAGATGGAAATCAAATCTTTACGTACAGATCAtgtaaagtttatttttcagcTTTACGAGGCCGTAACTTGGCGTTTGATTGTTTCATACACAAGTTAGGGTTTTTTGACAACTCGCGATTTATTAGCACGgcaaacaaaccaaaaaaatattttttttaccaaattaataATGTATTTGCCCGGATTTTTCGTCCTGTTAATGCCCGGATTATAATGGGCATGTTTGAACCTCTCGCACGTCGTGGTCTTTGTAATTTGCGGAACAAAAACGTCTGAAATAAATAGCAACCTGTCGATGCTTTATATAGATatgtgtttaaaatattatcgaAAACAATGCTCGGTCGTAAAATTTTACGATGTAGCCGTTTCGTATTTGGaaatcattaatattaatggtAATAAACGTTGGTCTTAGGCGCATAGTTGTTGTGTAAATGGTAAGCAATCGATCTTGTCCACGCTAATAAATATGTCTTGTTCTCATGAAAGATTTATCCGGCTCGAAGCGaccgaaaatttaattacaataattgcGTTATTCCCTGATGTGTTTTGTGTCGCAGCGTCTCGCGGGACTATTACTTTAATCGTCCTTCAAGCCATAATCTTGTAAATGAAGCATCCCGAACGAATGCAGCATAATGTCGGCAATATAGTAGTCTATTGTTGTAAACATCTGTGACATGTGTAATGTTGTGTGTTTTCCGTGTTATTTGCGGTTAATGTATTGCCCTGACCGGACTGTATCATGCATGGCATACACAAGCTCGGTGCCCATTAGCCGACTCGATGTGCCCTCTAAACCTTCTAAGTAAATTACAGAAATGCACGTGGATAGATATGCCAGTGCACGCTTCATTAATTTAACAACTAGTTTATGGCCGCTGTCAAATTTAATAGATCGTGTTTTTGAATAGATTATCGTTCTTCCATTCATGCCTCGTAACTCGCATAATAAATTGTCTGCTATCTAACGAGTTTTACTAGCAGCGATTGTTTCCACATTGGAGATAATGACAGACGATTCCTTACACTCGGACATCGTATAccaaagtcaaaaattaattgatctGGGCGATACGGCGACAGCTTTAAAGAGATTATCTCCTAAGCTGATCTTTGGAAATTTCTGAAACTGTCGACTGTTCGAAATAATGTATCGCACGTGCGTTGCGACAAATGCCACtcgattaaattatttttctcgtgCCGTAAATAACGGATCTTAAAACAGATAATGCCCACTTGCGCAACTTTTTGTATTCGAGCTCGAAACTTGTCCGACTATTATGTTATGAAATACAGCATCGAAGCGTATTTTTagattctattatttttaccgCATTCTTTCTTCTTAGATACGATTTTCAATCCTACACTTTATTACACAAGAAATTTATTTCCAGACTGCAACAATAAGAAAACCAAGCGAAAAGTCGGCATGCCTTACGCCGGTTGTGTTTCTTTATCGCAAATTTTCACTCGTCCGGACAAACTCGCTTTGAGTCAACAGCATTTCAACAAGGAAGGTCTCGGAAATCAAGCTCAGGtcgttattttattacttgcAATTTGTTGAATTCATTGTATGATTATTATAGGTGTGGCCTCAGTCACCGACTAGCAGCTCTCAAATGGGTAATCGTCTGCAGAATTACCCCGAGAGCCAGCAGATGGTCCGATATCAAAACCAGGAGCAACAGAATCGAATCGTTAACGGTTCGCCCATGGTGGTCGGTGATAACAGTACCATGATGGTACCCCAACAACAGTCCAACATATCGCAACAGATCCACCAGAACCACAATGGTCAAAATCCCAGCGTTCCTCAGCAGCACATTATCGGGCCCAACGGCCAAGTGATAAGTCTCCAAGGGGCCCTTAACTCGAATCAGGTCAATAATGGAGTGGTCATACAGGGTCAAAACGTCGTTCCTAATCCAAATCAATCCCGAGTTTTCATCAACAGCCAACCAAGCGAACCCAGTGGACCAGGCCGGCCCAACATCCAGATGATTCCCGTAGGAGTCACGAATCAAAGAGATGCCCAAAACCGCCTCCACCACTTCTACAACAACCAACAATACCCACAGATACAATACGACGCGTCGAAGCAAATGCGACCGACATTTATGCCCGGCCACAACCAAATGAACGGTTTTCGCCCGCAAAATAATCAGATTATGCAAGCGCCGGTTATGATTAACAACCATCAAAAGATGCCATGGCCTAATCGCATTCAAAATTCGCCCAATGCCTACGAAAGAGTGCCGCCGCTGCATCCACACACACCATCGCCCACTATGTGGCAAGACGAGGTCAAACGGAAAAAGGTCAAATTGGGGAAAATCGTTAAAAATCGGCCGTATCATATGATGGATTCGGCGTTGCATGCACCCTGTCCCAACATTGACGTGCGGCAAATACCAGCCGAAAACGGCCGACAGGTTATTATCAACCAGAATTCGGCCAGTCCCTCGTTTATGGAGGACCCCAGTGGGTATTTAGCCCAGCAGACGGCCCTGCTCAATAATACCATCAACAGACAAACAGGTTGGCATCGCAAACAACCTCTATTTTGCCTCCTTAGAGGAATTTTAtcgattttcgaaaaataaattttttatctacCGCCAGATTCTAAATAGATTCTAGCTCATGTAAAATGACCTGGCCAATGGATTGGCGTTGAAAAAATCGCCCTatttctaatagttttttagttattgcattttttattttatctctttttgcatttgtttgtaatttttttccttttttgaaaactattaaccGAAGAACAGTGATTCTTTTTTGAGAAAGATAGGTAATTAAAAGAGCGTTTCAACGGCAATAAACTTTATTGAGTTATccctaatagttccggagttattgttcgataaatgttccgggtaccgtaaatcgacaaaaatcaacataaaaaatcgaaacagTTGACTGTATTtgcacttttaacaactcgagagggttgtaaaggcatacAAATGTATATAAAACTTTGTTAATGCGAATTTGGAaacttttttggttttttagattttttttgtcaatttctaAACTTTTAACTTTATCAAAAGCTACTATAATACGTAAAATGCGCCGTCAAATTCACTGGAACGAACCGCTTTGCTTTaagacttttaattttcgagttatgaattttttaagtaaggaGTAAATTTAAACATGATTAAACAATCAAGCTGACAAAAAAATCTCCACAAACCAGCCATAGCCAAACCCAAGCAGGTTTTCTAGAAAAGAAGAGCTAATCAGAACTTTTCATGGTGATTCTCGTGTTTAGCTAGACAAAATATTCCTGAAAtggttatttttgaaactttgaattaatttttttcaggggTGAACGCGTGCGCGGGCATGGTGTGCAGCAGCCCGCAGCAGCCCCACCTAACACCACCGAATTCGCAAACAAACGAGGTGCCTTTACCCAGCAACGTGGTGATATCTCATATGAAACAAACGCAAAACATTACAAATCGAACCAATCAAACGTTACACGTAGTAAAAAGTCAAGTTCCTCAAGTAATGTCCCAGCAGTATAATCAAATGATGGCGGCTCACGCCGACAGTAGCGTCACCAACGACCAATGTCAAAATTGCGACAGTCATAAAGGCCATTCGAGACCTAACAGTCAACCTGGAACTCCGAGTTCGTCGGCTATTGACGATCCGGTGACATCATCGACTTATTCCGacaaacaaaataatcaatCACCGGATTCAAGACCGATTCAGGGCGGTACTGTTAGTACTAGCAATGTATCGCCATTGGATGGATCACAATCAGATCCACCTACACCTAACCCACACACTCCAACGCCTCCTAGGAATGATAATATGCCATATGCTGTCTACCAATCGCGTGAGGTTTGCAGTACGAATTACCCACCGAAAAGTGACTGTTGTTCGAAAATGAACACGCCGTATATTTCGAGTATAGTTACGACGATGGCAAGTGGACGAACAGTTGGTAGTAATACCATAACGTCGGTTTTGGCCGGTCGTGCCAACACTGCCACAGTTTCAGTCAACAGTCCTGCTAACCTCCCAGCATCCACAACCCCAACAACAGTCACACAAACCGTTTCAAAATCCCCACTTGAAATGGTCCAAAGCGTCGTCAGTAGCATACAAGTCCCTCAGTCTCAAACCAATCCCCAAATCTCTCCACCACATATCGTCAAACATTCCCCCACCGGGTTACCTCCTGGCCATATCCTTGTCTCAAGCGGCGGCCAGTTAATAATGGCAAACACCGGAAACAGCCAATCGGGCGTTATGCCACCCCCACCCCCCAAACTAGTCTCCAATCAAACCGCAATGCCGCCAATGTCCGTCTCACCAATGATCACAAATGTCACTGCAGCGGTCAGTCAGGTCATACCGGCAGTAGCTCAGCAAGTTTTAGGCCAACAAACCGTTTTAGTGAACGCCTTACCCACACCTTTTGTCTTACAAGGCGGAGTCACAATGACCATGGACGGGTCCATGGTCGGCCAAAACATGCAATTACCTCAAATCGTCGCCGGAAATGTGATACAACAACAAATCCAACTGGATAACAGTGACCCACGACGTACCACCGCGCTACTCTCACCCGAAACCAAGAAAAAAGGAAAGAAACGAAAAATGTCACAAACAGTGGCCAACATGCTTCACATAGCTGCCCAGCAAAACTCCGGCGTTGTGATGTCACAACAAGGCTTCCCGCAGCAAATTCAAATGGCTCATAGTCCGCAAGGTCTAGCCACGGGCCCAGTGATGCAAGCCTTGACCATAGTCCCCAGCAAAACAGGGGGACCCCCACAGATCGTAATGAACGGGCAACCCATGACCAACACCAGTCCCCAACTCATTGCAAACTCGCAACCGGCGCAACAAATCAACCTCCTTCAGCCGGTGAATCTCATCAATGGCACCACCGGAGTGGTGCAAAATTTCCCCACGATTCAACAATTCATAGTCCCGAATTTAGGCGGCATGGTTATGAACCCGGACGGCACCGCCACTATATTACAGGACACTTCAAATATCGGCATGCAGTTACAACTACAGAACGTTAACGGACAAAACGTCCTGACTCCGGTCCAAAACAACGGAATGTTCAACGGGGGTCAGAGTATTCTAGCAGCGAGTCCGGCCGGCATGGTCATTAGGGCCCCCACCTCGCAGGGGAAATTAATCCAGCAGCAGCAGCACAGTCCAGGTGCCCAGTTTTTGTCACCCAACGGGGGCCAGTTTGTCGTCAATGGGACACAATTCAGCGGCCAGTTGAGCCCGCTTGTGGCTAGTGTGAGTCCGAGTCAGCAAGTTACCTTTGGGACGTCCACGCCGCAGATTAGACCAACTCAGGGTCAACAAGAATTTATACAGTGTGGTCAAATGGGCCAGACTTTGATGGTTCCGTGTGCACCAACGGTCGCCGTTTCCTCCTCGCAAAACACGACTTTTGTCCAGCAAAACACTACGATTGTTCAGCAGCAAACCACGATGGTTTCGAATAGTCAACAGTTACAGAATTTCCAGAATAATGGAGGGAATCGAACGACTGTGAATGTGGATCAGAATTTTATCATCGCGAATGATAATAAGCAAGTGCAGGCGCTTGTTCAGGTTCAGAGGGAGAGTCCCGGGACGAATTATAGACAGTCGGTGTCGACGCAAACAGCGGTTAATCAGAATGCACAGACAGTGACCACGTTTTGTCAGACGTCCACGCTGTGTGCGGGGAGTCCCCCGGATACTACAACGCATAGTCCGTTGGCGTCGGGAGGACAGAGTCCTGCAACGGCCGATACGACCACACATACGGGAAGTACAGACGATGGGCTGTCGCCAGCGCCGTCGAATTGTTCGGTGACGTGCGATAGTGCAGGGAGACAGCCGGCTTGCACGATGGTAAGGAACCCACTTAAAGATTATTATCATTtgacaaaaactattttttttcgctAAACATGTACACAGTTTATGCATTGTTTGTGCAACAAGTTTtgaaatataatattttaaaaacgctTCAACAGAATAACATATTTCAAACGATGTGGTGTTACcgtcaatttaaaaaaatctttttgtaatttttagtcTTGTGCCGATATGTCAAGTTGTCTTTTCAAAAGGGCATTTTTGCTTTGTAGTCAGTATACATAATAGTACAAAGCATTGTTCTgaagatttattaaatacaaacatgaaattaagaagaaaaaaaaatctagaggGGTTCAAACGTAATAATTTACATGTAAAATACACATCACAATAAACATACATACAAAATAacagtttctaaaaaaattctggaagcatttgtttaaatcaccaTAAGCAACATATATGATTATTCCTGGACCGTTTATTAGACAAATATTTctgtaataaaatgtttgatattaattttgaccATAATACGTaataaacaacttttttaCGAATTTATCAGCCAATTTATCAGCGTCTTTAGAATATACAATATCGTTTGGTAATATTCTTGTTAACACATGAACAGAAAACTATCATCtgttaaagattttttctgattttatcTCGATTTTATACCTGGGGTTTATCCttcgcaatttttatttttttatgtgctTACGTAAATCAAATTCTCATTTTGAGTTTTGTGTTAAGAAATCAATAACTTTATTGAAATCATTACAAATCTGTTcaacattgaaaattaaattttatgtacattattgttaatataataatgattataatgGTTTGAGATACAATAACATCAATGTGGCATTACTGGGACAAATTAagttcaaagaaaaaaatataagtaagtattaaattatatttcagAAGTCTGAAGGAGACGTAAGGTAGATTAGTGATGACTCTGATAAGTGATAACAGAACACCCATTTCATTTTAACGGACTTGCATTTTTGCACATTGCATTTGCACTTGCAAATtgtgcacaattttttttagattttatgaATAGCATCagtagaagtgaatttttctttataggaacTTAGTATCAGTCAAACTGTTTGCAATCTACAATTGGAGccacatttgtaaaatttgaaatacgagcagaAAAAAGAATACAAACTGATGACGGACGTGCtacatttttatcgttgaacAATCGTTATAGGAtgctgttaatttaaaacgcgctaattccaacaattatttttgaagtaaaaggtgGAACCTGTTTAGAATTTTGAGACCACGACACCGAAGAACAGTTTGTAATGACTTCtgtttaatttactttttgtttacacataacggatgggacaaaaaattcttgtgtatgaaaataactctaataaattatttaaacatgttttaattaaatactttaaCAATACCAAAATTAGTCAgtggaaattaataatttttggtctaGCTTAACGacgtaaaaacatttatatgTTTCAATAACGGATGGGACAtccattttctaaactaccaaaaactagaaaaatattcttcaaGAAATAATCTATTGTTGTAGGACGTCAGTATTTTATGTAATCGCCTACAAGgcaatttatgtaaattttagaaaccaatgaattatttcaatttaaatgattatcctTTCCCAGTTTAAacacacaacaataaaaaaaactcttgtcgcaaaatacattaaatatgAACCGAATCGTGTACTTAAAAAGAAACTCTAttaagttaaaataattttgaatattttggtgtcaggttgcattattCCTGGAATGGCTGAGAAATATCTCTCTGTTTTGTTTCAATCAATTGATTGAAAATTGATGAGACGAAAAGTCTGTCTCCTAAAACATTCGTAGTGCTGTTTTAGTTGAAGATTtgtgaatttaaaattgagaTTTGACGATTTCTGAtggcaattaaataaattaactattGTACTAGAccgaaaatgaaaaaatttggtgTTTGTTTCAGGCGATGGTGCACTGCATATCCAGCAGCGAGCCCGATTCGGCTGATCTGAACACCCAAGGCTCTGACCATGACTGGTCCCGAGCGTCGTCTATCCCTCAGCAAAAAAGCGACTTGTCGGAGATACATTTccccaaaaaacaaaacactccGACCCACGTGGCTTACGCCGAATCGTCGACAATGATGGCCGGTTTGCATTTTATCGGCGATCAAATGAAGGCCCAAGAGGCCGTCGTCAGTTCTCACAATTTCGATAAAATCGTACAGAAACGCAAAAGCAGCGATACTTTGCTCGTCATGGAAACCCATCACATGCATTCGTCGCTTTTCGACGAGGAGGAAGGTAATTGAGTTGCGTTAATTGGGGTTTGCTTTTTCGCTTAGCGCTGGTCTATTTTTCTGCATGGTTCATTCGCGTCAGGATAAGAACGGTAATGGAAATAACAAGCACAGCGTTCTCTACCAACATTTCACATAATCACGTGTGGAATATTACATGGTGTGGCTAACCTAAACATTAATAATGTACAGAggatttattaacaaagtgGTGTGtgtgaaattttgtaaataattcacTTTCATCTATCACGATCACTGCATTGTCACGACAGCTTCCGCATCAAAGTCATACTAGGATTAAGTCCAATTGATCTTTATTTGGTGTTTAGATAATGAGAAACGTGAAAAGTCAGAACATGACTTTGTTGTTGGCGATTTGGTTTGGGGGCCGGCTAAAGCAAGTCCAGCTTGGCCTGGCAAAATAATACAAGTCGACGGGAACGATGTTTCGGTTAAATGGTTCGGCagcgaaaaattaattacaaaattagacAGAGGTTCCTTGCAGACACTCACTGAAGGTCTCGATGCTCACCACCAAGCGCGCAAAAAATGCAGAACGTGAGTTGGCCACATCATTAATATTCGCTACaccattttgagttttttgcaCGAACGTAGTCTTAAGTTGGTGTTTTTTGGACAGATCTCGCAAACTGAATTCTCATCTGGAGAAGGCCATCCAAGAGGCCATGGCTGAGCTGGATAAGGACTTGGAGCAAGAGACGAAGGAGGTGAAGCAGCAGAAGAAGAAAGCGCACCGAGTGAGAAGCGGTCATCGCTagattttatatcaaattaataataaaaatggacCAACATCGAATGAAATGTGTATAAATGTACGTAGCGAGTTGATGAAAAACGTAGAAGATACATTTTTACTAACGCTTctttaatgtaaaaatataatCATAGACCGATGTTATAACTGGTATTGATGATTCCTAGATGATAATATAATCGTATATGagatatttttcaaatgcCTTTTTTAAACTAGCGGTATGGCACCATAATAAGCCTaatctttaaaatttgtacTAACACATATtcaatttatgtaaaaaaatcataacggAAATTGGGCTTTCATGATGTTTGTCTAATTAGTTATGTAAAAGATACATAGAGCTTAGACTTTATCCAAAATATATTGCGGGTCTTATAAAAGTAAACAAATCATTTATGAAACGACACCTACAAGTTTTGTATTTCTAGTCAATGTTTTAAGAGCTGACAGTTAAACGACAATAAGATGTACCATTGG
Proteins encoded:
- the sba gene encoding mucin-2 isoform X4, which codes for MPYAGCVSLSQIFTRPDKLALSQQHFNKEGLGNQAQVVWPQSPTSSSQMGNRLQNYPESQQMVRYQNQEQQNRIVNGSPMVVGDNSTMMVPQQQSNISQQIHQNHNGQNPSVPQQHIIGPNGQVISLQGALNSNQVNNGVVIQGQNVVPNPNQSRVFINSQPSEPSGPGRPNIQMIPVGVTNQRDAQNRLHHFYNNQQYPQIQYDASKQMRPTFMPGHNQMNGFRPQNNQIMQAPVMINNHQKMPWPNRIQNSPNAYERVPPLHPHTPSPTMWQDEVKRKKVKLGKIVKNRPYHMMDSALHAPCPNIDVRQIPAENGRQVIINQNSASPSFMEDPSGYLAQQTALLNNTINRQTGVNACAGMVCSSPQQPHLTPPNSQTNEVPLPSNVVISHMKQTQNITNRTNQTLHVVKSQVPQVMSQQYNQMMAAHADSSVTNDQCQNCDSHKGHSRPNSQPGTPSSSAIDDPVTSSTYSDKQNNQSPDSRPIQGGTVSTSNVSPLDGSQSDPPTPNPHTPTPPRNDNMPYAVYQSREVCSTNYPPKSDCCSKMNTPYISSIVTTMASGRTVGSNTITSVLAGRANTATVSVNSPANLPASTTPTTVTQTVSKSPLEMVQSVVSSIQVPQSQTNPQISPPHIVKHSPTGLPPGHILVSSGGQLIMANTGNSQSGVMPPPPPKLVSNQTAMPPMSVSPMITNVTAAVSQVIPAVAQQVLGQQTVLVNALPTPFVLQGGVTMTMDGSMVGQNMQLPQIVAGNVIQQQIQLDNSDPRRTTALLSPETKKKGKKRKMSQTVANMLHIAAQQNSGVVMSQQGFPQQIQMAHSPQGLATGPVMQALTIVPSKTGGPPQIVMNGQPMTNTSPQLIANSQPAQQINLLQPVNLINGTTGVVQNFPTIQQFIVPNLGGMVMNPDGTATILQDTSNIGMQLQLQNVNGQNVLTPVQNNGMFNGGQSILAASPAGMVIRAPTSQGKLIQQQQHSPGAQFLSPNGGQFVVNGTQFSGQLSPLVASVSPSQQVTFGTSTPQIRPTQGQQEFIQCGQMGQTLMVPCAPTVAVSSSQNTTFVQQNTTIVQQQTTMVSNSQQLQNFQNNGGNRTTVNVDQNFIIANDNKQVQALVQVQRESPGTNYRQSVSTQTAVNQNAQTVTTFCQTSTLCAGSPPDTTTHSPLASGGQSPATADTTTHTGSTDDGLSPAPSNCSVTCDSAGRQPACTMAMVHCISSSEPDSADLNTQGSDHDWSRASSIPQQKSDLSEIHFPKKQNTPTHVAYAESSTMMAGLHFIGDQMKAQEAVVSSHNFDKIVQKRKSSDTLLVMETHHMHSSLFDEEEDNEKREKSEHDFVVGDLVWGPAKASPAWPGKIIQVDGNDVSVKWFGSEKLITKLDRGSLQTLTEGLDAHHQARKKCRTSRKLNSHLEKAIQEAMAELDKDLEQETKEVKQQKKKAHRVRSGHR